The following are encoded together in the Thermomonas brevis genome:
- a CDS encoding LTA synthase family protein, which translates to MRRDNAPVAAAAESAASRLIGWLPALLLAQLALALWSASRALPAGVWSLPVVAVAAGNQLLFLLRALPILLLLGWPLAALPGERLRRLAVGALWSIFLLLQVALEQYYLTARTPLGADLFGYSAIEIRTTLGGAAVQGMGAAGWIGALLPLAVLWLGLAWRARRGAWPLAMPALLLAGVAAWWLPVAVGVRGLGNDAMRDIATSKGAYFVADGLRWRRSLPQAPASASTVPVAQAAAHPLDPDYPFLHPDATPDALGPYFGPTRSGRPPNVVVIVVEGLGRSFSGPDAALGSFTPFLDELAGRSLYFDNFLSNQGRTFGVLPSLFASLPVAEEGFAALGPKMPAHAGLFNVLHRQGYRSAFYSGTDTGFDNERMFLQLEGVDDIVDLRNFGPGYQRNPFSEWGYPDRELVSRVLADSGRLHAPFVLGIQTISMHTAYAFPGQERYRRRLEQRLDELGIPASKRAEYRTHADIYSAILYTDDELRRYFEAVAKTPWYADTIFVVTGDHRLAELPQDTHIERYHVPLIVHSPLLRRPARIRAVSSHADVTPSLLALLSGTYGLKRPALATWTGSGLDVAETFRSVHEFPLKQTKTSVPDFVAGRWFLHDDRVYELQDGIRASEVDDDRLRAQVGQRLQAYLAANAAFLRRMALSPEGGMPKLAAFAAAPAAAAQQAAPSALQALPAGLGLDDVRVARSAADVQVVATFVNGDAADSRAFVPLAVLTGEDGKELGEGYGRSIRLQAGGRREVTLSVAAQALSPGRYFVSVLPSDPDTGKPLGRGRYHIALDVPERAP; encoded by the coding sequence GTGAGGCGCGACAACGCACCCGTCGCCGCGGCGGCGGAGTCCGCGGCCTCGCGCCTGATCGGCTGGCTGCCGGCATTGCTGCTGGCGCAGCTGGCGCTGGCGCTGTGGTCGGCCAGCCGGGCGCTGCCCGCCGGCGTCTGGTCGCTGCCGGTGGTGGCCGTCGCCGCAGGCAACCAGCTGCTGTTCCTGCTGCGCGCGCTGCCGATACTGCTGTTGCTCGGCTGGCCGCTGGCGGCGCTGCCCGGCGAGCGCCTGCGCCGGCTGGCGGTGGGCGCGCTGTGGTCGATCTTCCTGCTGCTGCAGGTGGCGCTGGAGCAGTACTACCTGACCGCGCGGACGCCGCTGGGCGCCGACCTGTTCGGCTACAGCGCGATCGAGATCCGCACCACCCTGGGCGGCGCGGCGGTGCAGGGCATGGGCGCGGCCGGCTGGATCGGCGCGCTGCTGCCGCTGGCGGTGCTGTGGCTGGGCTTGGCATGGCGCGCGCGCCGCGGCGCGTGGCCGCTGGCGATGCCGGCGCTGCTGCTGGCGGGCGTGGCGGCGTGGTGGCTGCCGGTGGCGGTCGGCGTGCGCGGGCTGGGCAACGACGCGATGCGCGACATCGCCACCAGCAAGGGCGCGTATTTCGTCGCCGACGGCCTGCGCTGGCGGCGTTCGCTGCCGCAGGCACCGGCATCCGCATCGACCGTGCCGGTCGCGCAAGCCGCCGCGCATCCGCTCGATCCGGACTATCCGTTCCTGCATCCGGACGCCACGCCCGACGCGCTGGGCCCGTATTTCGGCCCGACCCGCAGCGGCCGGCCGCCCAATGTGGTGGTGATCGTGGTCGAAGGGCTGGGCCGCTCGTTCTCCGGGCCGGACGCCGCGCTGGGCAGCTTCACCCCGTTCCTCGACGAACTGGCCGGGCGCAGCCTGTACTTCGACAACTTCCTGTCCAACCAGGGCCGCACCTTCGGCGTGCTGCCGTCGCTGTTCGCCTCGCTGCCGGTGGCCGAGGAAGGCTTCGCCGCGCTCGGCCCGAAGATGCCGGCCCACGCCGGCCTGTTCAACGTGCTGCACCGGCAGGGCTACCGCAGCGCGTTCTACAGCGGCACCGACACCGGCTTCGACAACGAGCGCATGTTCCTGCAGCTGGAGGGCGTCGACGACATCGTCGACCTGCGCAACTTCGGCCCGGGCTACCAGCGCAATCCCTTCAGCGAATGGGGCTATCCGGACCGTGAGCTGGTGTCGCGGGTGCTGGCCGACAGCGGGCGCCTGCACGCGCCGTTCGTGCTCGGCATCCAGACCATCAGCATGCACACCGCCTACGCCTTCCCGGGGCAGGAGCGCTACCGGCGGCGGCTGGAGCAGCGGCTGGACGAACTCGGCATCCCGGCGTCGAAGCGCGCCGAATATCGCACGCATGCCGACATCTACAGCGCGATCCTCTACACCGACGACGAGCTGCGGCGCTATTTCGAGGCGGTCGCGAAGACGCCGTGGTACGCCGACACGATCTTCGTGGTCACCGGCGACCACCGGCTGGCCGAGCTGCCGCAGGACACCCACATCGAGCGCTACCACGTGCCGCTGATCGTGCATTCGCCGCTGCTGCGCCGGCCGGCGCGGATTCGCGCGGTGTCCTCGCACGCGGACGTGACGCCGTCGCTGCTGGCGCTGCTGTCCGGCACCTACGGCCTGAAGCGGCCGGCGCTGGCGACGTGGACGGGCAGCGGGCTGGACGTGGCGGAGACGTTCCGCAGCGTGCACGAGTTCCCGCTCAAGCAGACCAAGACCAGCGTCCCCGATTTCGTGGCCGGCCGCTGGTTCCTGCACGACGATCGCGTGTACGAACTGCAGGACGGCATCCGCGCGTCGGAGGTCGACGACGACCGCCTGCGCGCGCAGGTCGGGCAGCGGCTGCAAGCCTATCTGGCGGCCAACGCGGCCTTCCTGCGCCGCATGGCGCTGTCGCCGGAAGGCGGCATGCCGAAGCTGGCGGCGTTCGCCGCCGCGCCCGCGGCAGCGGCGCAGCAGGCCGCGCCGTCCGCGTTGCAGGCGCTGCCCGCCGGCCTGGGCCTGGACGACGTGCGGGTGGCGCGTTCCGCCGCCGATGTGCAGGTGGTGGCGACCTTCGTCAACGGCGACGCCGCCGACTCGCGCGCCTTCGTGCCGTTGGCGGTGCTGACGGGCGAGGACGGGAAGGAGCTGGGCGAGGGCTACGGTCGTTCGATCCGGCTGCAGGCGGGCGGGCGCCGCGAGGTGACGCTGTCGGTGGCCGCGCAGGCGCTGTCGCCGGGCCGCTATTTCGTCTCGGTGCTGCCCTCCGATCCGGACACCGGCAAGCCGCTCGGCCGCGGCCGCTATCACATCGCGCTGGACGTGCCGGAGCGCGCGCCGTGA
- a CDS encoding YaiO family outer membrane beta-barrel protein has translation MSMSLLFPSMLQAALLTGGAGAMQTTEPPAAQDAAPAAEGYEAKLLRARDLATSGDPARRERALALYGEMLSDSPGNSDVLLARGRTYAWMGRHAEAEADLRAVTASKPGHADAWSALGDLYLWSDRPLLAVEAYGRWATLAPDAPEPLIARGRAHRAAGQLDAARADFAAAGQRGADAAQVADLVDSATPRLAVPDAMRDDGYAWSLRAGIDRTSFSGGRAGWTDSGLTLRRRFERGSLGLEALNADHFGRSDRAWALDGYVSLWARAYANVRYQQGPTSGVLPRQSWRTELFQGVGSGWELSASIDRLRFSSDTEFYGVGVGRYVGDWYLRYKLQHVPGVSSGSWSHRLVVRNYYNGNADDYVEVSGSTGRSSDLDRSGALVRNSDASLGVSWTRYFRPDWGFKLGVGYSDDADGFDERQLSLALYRRW, from the coding sequence ATGTCCATGAGCCTGCTGTTTCCCTCCATGCTCCAGGCCGCGCTGCTCACCGGCGGCGCGGGCGCGATGCAGACCACCGAACCGCCGGCGGCGCAGGACGCCGCCCCGGCCGCCGAAGGCTACGAAGCGAAGCTGCTGCGCGCGCGCGACCTCGCCACCTCCGGCGACCCTGCCCGGCGCGAGCGGGCGCTGGCGCTGTACGGCGAGATGCTGAGCGATTCTCCGGGCAACAGCGACGTGCTGCTGGCGCGCGGCCGCACCTATGCCTGGATGGGCCGCCACGCCGAGGCCGAGGCCGACCTGCGCGCGGTGACCGCGAGCAAGCCCGGCCATGCGGATGCCTGGTCGGCGCTGGGCGACCTGTACCTGTGGAGCGACCGCCCGCTGCTCGCGGTCGAAGCCTACGGCCGTTGGGCGACGCTGGCGCCGGATGCGCCCGAACCGCTGATCGCGCGCGGCCGCGCCCATCGCGCCGCCGGCCAACTGGACGCCGCGCGCGCCGACTTCGCCGCCGCCGGCCAGCGAGGCGCCGACGCCGCGCAGGTGGCCGACCTCGTCGACAGCGCGACGCCACGGCTGGCGGTGCCGGACGCGATGCGCGACGACGGCTACGCCTGGTCGCTGCGCGCCGGCATCGACCGCACCAGCTTCAGCGGCGGGCGCGCCGGCTGGACCGATTCCGGGCTGACCCTGCGGCGCAGGTTCGAGCGCGGCTCGCTGGGGCTGGAAGCGCTGAACGCCGACCACTTCGGCCGCAGCGACCGCGCCTGGGCGCTGGACGGCTACGTTTCGCTGTGGGCGCGCGCCTACGCCAACGTCCGCTACCAGCAGGGTCCCACCAGCGGCGTGCTGCCGCGGCAGTCCTGGCGGACCGAGCTGTTCCAGGGCGTGGGCAGCGGCTGGGAGCTGTCGGCCAGCATCGACCGCCTGCGCTTCAGCTCCGACACCGAGTTCTACGGCGTCGGCGTGGGCCGCTACGTCGGCGACTGGTACCTGCGCTACAAGTTGCAACACGTGCCGGGCGTCAGCTCGGGCAGCTGGAGCCATCGCCTGGTGGTGCGCAATTACTACAACGGCAACGCCGACGATTACGTCGAGGTGAGCGGCAGCACCGGCCGCAGCAGCGACCTCGACCGCAGCGGCGCGCTGGTGCGCAACAGCGACGCCTCGCTGGGCGTGTCGTGGACGCGCTATTTCCGTCCGGACTGGGGCTTCAAGCTGGGCGTCGGCTATTCCGACGACGCCGACGGCTTCGACGAGCGCCAGCTCTCCCTCGCGCTGTACCGACGCTGGTGA
- a CDS encoding TonB-dependent receptor: MKPSRPLRVLLLSLACSAALAAQAQTARLDIPAGDLASALDAYARQTGTQLVYRADQLKGARSAGLSGQAASPQSLDALLKGSGFRAQRDASGAVLIVPAAAPAKPFAPPRPAPQARPAQAATDAPVTNLQAIQVTGSRIPRAQVEGPAPITIVTAEQIQAAGFTSVPDVLRSLSQNSGTVQGQQNTTGAQSTPGAQAVDLRGLGPNHTLVLVNGRRIADFPLPLNGKSNFTDIGNIPLGMIDRIEVLTGSASAVYGSDAMAGVINFILKKSTDGVTIDYRYGDTSRGGGESHNLTLTGGFERGGFTGIVGLELIDKRPLWGFRRKIQDSTLDGPSEDSRLHGLVARRYDVDDDVAMDPEGGCAALGGLYGSSTTLSEDEYGEPYCGSDRVAAHRTITNQRKGATAYGSFEYRIDDSLSWFADVQLGRQEVKLMTGNGASDDVSDNMGWQFQDANATGSNYGEFHNANTGHIEAWQRQFSPEEAGGLGSRMNTTTEKTLSVTTGLKGSIGDDWNWEMAFNHSQYRADVGMPRIRTEAANTFFLGERLGYDDDGYAIYAPDPERLFKPLTEAEFASLAAMSTFHPEAKSSNVSFTADNPALFAMPAGDAGFAASMEFGRQSYAINPDPLALTADAYFGPRYGDGSGSRHHWSAAAELRLPLASRLDASMAGRYDRYRYGNAEPGKFTWSAGLEWRPFDTLLVRGSYGTGFRAPDMHYLFAGDDYYRKVSTDYFHCRGDEPGMSDGDCYDDGSWDISTRDVYSGNTALGVETSKSGSVGFVWSPSASFDLTVDYYKIRVANQVQTQDRELLRITEANCRLGVTDSGQSVDAGSPTCQDAIARVIRNEDGDITSVHFGPINIANEQTSGVDVTANYRLQTAAAGNFRFSGNYTWVQKHTFQQYPGDPVQDMLHYSTYSPALPRAKANAGVNWDRGAWGASLFGNYLGRVPNYDDDAWTQPTWRFNAGARYDVNDHLRVSLTVNNLLDKMPPRDPTWTPYPYYDTSWFDAIGRAYFVQVTWKLGGKALD, from the coding sequence ATGAAACCGTCACGCCCGCTCCGCGTCCTGCTGCTGTCGCTGGCCTGCTCCGCCGCCCTCGCGGCGCAGGCGCAGACCGCCCGCCTCGACATTCCCGCCGGCGACCTCGCCTCCGCGCTGGACGCCTACGCGCGCCAGACCGGCACCCAGCTGGTCTATCGCGCCGACCAGCTCAAGGGCGCGCGCAGCGCCGGGCTGAGCGGGCAGGCGGCGTCGCCGCAGTCGCTCGACGCGCTGCTCAAGGGCAGCGGCTTCCGCGCCCAGCGCGACGCCTCCGGCGCGGTGCTGATCGTGCCCGCGGCCGCCCCCGCGAAGCCGTTCGCGCCGCCGCGCCCGGCCCCGCAGGCCCGGCCCGCGCAGGCCGCCACCGACGCGCCGGTCACCAATCTGCAGGCGATCCAGGTGACGGGCTCGCGCATCCCGCGCGCGCAGGTGGAGGGCCCGGCGCCGATCACGATCGTCACCGCCGAGCAGATCCAGGCCGCCGGCTTCACCAGCGTGCCGGACGTGCTGCGTTCGCTCAGCCAGAACAGCGGCACCGTGCAGGGCCAGCAGAACACCACCGGCGCCCAGTCCACGCCCGGCGCGCAGGCGGTGGACCTGCGCGGCCTCGGCCCCAACCACACGCTGGTGCTGGTCAACGGCCGCCGCATCGCCGACTTTCCGCTGCCGCTCAACGGCAAGAGCAACTTCACCGACATCGGCAACATCCCGCTGGGGATGATCGACCGGATCGAAGTGCTGACCGGCAGCGCCTCGGCCGTGTACGGCTCCGACGCGATGGCCGGCGTGATCAACTTCATCCTCAAGAAGTCCACCGACGGCGTCACCATCGACTACCGCTACGGCGACACCAGCCGCGGCGGCGGCGAGTCGCACAACCTGACCCTGACCGGCGGCTTCGAGCGCGGCGGCTTCACCGGCATCGTCGGCCTGGAGCTGATCGACAAGCGCCCGCTGTGGGGCTTCCGCCGCAAGATCCAGGATTCCACCCTCGACGGCCCGAGCGAGGACAGCCGGCTGCACGGCCTGGTCGCGCGCCGCTACGACGTGGATGACGACGTGGCGATGGATCCGGAAGGCGGCTGCGCCGCGCTGGGCGGCCTGTACGGCAGCAGCACCACGCTGTCCGAGGACGAATACGGCGAGCCCTACTGCGGCAGCGACCGCGTCGCCGCGCACCGCACCATCACCAACCAGCGCAAGGGCGCCACCGCCTACGGCTCGTTCGAGTACCGCATCGACGACAGCCTGTCGTGGTTCGCCGACGTGCAGCTGGGCCGCCAGGAGGTCAAGCTGATGACCGGCAACGGCGCCAGCGACGACGTCAGCGACAACATGGGCTGGCAGTTCCAGGACGCCAACGCCACCGGCAGCAACTACGGCGAGTTCCACAACGCCAACACCGGCCACATCGAGGCCTGGCAGCGCCAGTTCAGCCCCGAGGAAGCCGGCGGCCTGGGCAGCCGCATGAACACCACCACCGAGAAGACCCTGTCGGTGACCACCGGCCTGAAGGGCAGCATCGGCGACGACTGGAACTGGGAAATGGCCTTCAACCATTCGCAGTACCGCGCCGACGTGGGCATGCCGCGCATCCGCACCGAAGCCGCCAACACGTTCTTCCTCGGCGAACGGCTGGGCTACGACGACGACGGCTACGCGATCTACGCGCCCGATCCGGAGCGGCTGTTCAAGCCGCTGACCGAAGCCGAGTTCGCCTCGCTGGCGGCGATGTCCACCTTCCATCCCGAGGCCAAGAGCAGCAACGTCAGCTTCACCGCCGACAACCCGGCGCTGTTCGCGATGCCGGCGGGCGACGCCGGCTTCGCCGCATCGATGGAGTTCGGCCGCCAGTCCTACGCGATCAATCCCGATCCACTGGCGCTGACCGCCGACGCCTACTTCGGCCCGCGCTACGGCGACGGCAGCGGCAGCCGCCACCACTGGAGCGCGGCGGCCGAGCTGCGCCTGCCGCTGGCGTCCCGCCTGGACGCCAGCATGGCCGGCCGCTACGACCGCTACCGCTACGGCAACGCCGAGCCGGGCAAGTTCACCTGGAGCGCCGGCCTGGAATGGCGCCCGTTCGACACGCTGCTGGTGCGCGGCTCCTACGGCACCGGCTTCCGCGCGCCCGACATGCACTACCTGTTCGCCGGCGACGACTACTACCGCAAGGTTTCGACCGACTACTTCCACTGCCGCGGCGACGAACCGGGCATGAGCGACGGCGACTGCTACGACGACGGCAGCTGGGACATCAGCACGCGCGACGTCTATTCCGGCAACACCGCGCTGGGCGTTGAAACCAGCAAGTCGGGCTCGGTCGGCTTCGTGTGGTCGCCGAGCGCCAGCTTCGACCTGACCGTGGACTACTACAAGATCCGCGTCGCCAACCAGGTGCAGACCCAGGACCGCGAACTGCTGCGCATCACCGAGGCCAACTGCCGGCTCGGCGTAACCGACAGCGGCCAGAGCGTGGACGCCGGCTCGCCGACCTGCCAGGACGCCATCGCCCGGGTGATCCGCAACGAGGACGGCGACATCACCAGCGTCCACTTCGGCCCGATCAACATCGCCAACGAGCAGACCTCCGGCGTCGACGTCACCGCCAACTACCGCCTGCAGACCGCCGCGGCCGGCAACTTCCGCTTCAGCGGCAACTATACCTGGGTGCAGAAGCACACCTTCCAGCAGTACCCGGGCGACCCGGTGCAGGACATGCTCCACTACAGCACCTACAGCCCGGCGCTGCCGCGCGCCAAGGCCAACGCCGGCGTGAACTGGGACCGCGGCGCGTGGGGCGCCAGCCTGTTCGGCAACTACCTGGGCCGCGTCCCCAACTACGACGACGACGCCTGGACGCAGCCCACCTGGCGCTTCAACGCCGGCGCGCGCTACGACGTCAACGACCACCTGCGCGTCTCGCTGACGGTCAACAACCTGCTCGACAAGATGCCGCCGCGCGACCCGACCTGGACGCCATATCCGTACTACGACACCTCGTGGTTCGACGCCATCGGCCGCGCGTACTTCGTGCAGGTCACCTGGAAGCTGGGCGGCAAGGCGCTGGACTGA
- a CDS encoding isoaspartyl peptidase/L-asparaginase family protein yields the protein MAQRRYAVRDGVLAALDAPTLVIHGGAGVEPGDLTAAEEAEVKRALEAALRAGHAKLQSGATSLDAVTAAITVLEDDPHFNAGRGAVFTHDGRNELDTSIMDGATGRAGAAAGLHRVKNPITLARAIMDRSKHVMMVGDGAEMFAKEQGIALVDPSYFRTEKRWKALQNALKEEAQAQASNVPLVLPGKAYFGTVGALALDAQGHLAAGTSTGGMTNKRYGRVGDSPIIGAGTWADARCAVSGTGWGEFYIRAAAAHEICARVRLAGEPLAKAGDGVINRDIPKAGGDGGAIALGADGSVAFPFNTGGMYRGWIGADGVPHVAIYKTDALEMPGRD from the coding sequence CTGGCGCAGCGCCGCTACGCCGTGCGCGACGGCGTGCTGGCGGCGCTGGACGCGCCGACGCTGGTGATCCATGGCGGCGCCGGCGTCGAGCCGGGCGACCTGACCGCCGCCGAGGAAGCCGAGGTCAAGCGCGCGCTGGAAGCGGCGCTGCGCGCCGGCCACGCCAAGCTGCAATCCGGCGCCACGTCGCTGGACGCGGTCACCGCCGCGATCACCGTGCTGGAGGACGACCCGCACTTCAACGCCGGCCGCGGCGCGGTGTTCACCCACGACGGCCGCAACGAACTCGACACCTCGATCATGGACGGCGCCACCGGCCGCGCCGGCGCGGCGGCGGGCCTGCACCGGGTGAAGAATCCGATCACCCTGGCACGCGCGATCATGGACAGGTCGAAGCACGTGATGATGGTCGGCGACGGCGCGGAGATGTTCGCGAAGGAGCAGGGCATCGCGCTGGTCGATCCGTCCTACTTCCGCACCGAGAAGCGCTGGAAGGCGTTGCAGAACGCGCTGAAGGAAGAGGCGCAGGCGCAGGCCAGCAACGTCCCGCTGGTGCTGCCGGGCAAGGCCTACTTCGGCACCGTCGGCGCGCTGGCGCTGGACGCGCAGGGGCATCTGGCGGCCGGCACCTCGACCGGCGGCATGACCAACAAGCGCTACGGCCGCGTCGGCGATTCGCCGATCATCGGCGCCGGCACCTGGGCCGACGCGCGCTGCGCGGTGTCCGGCACCGGCTGGGGCGAGTTCTACATCCGCGCCGCCGCCGCGCACGAAATCTGCGCGCGCGTGCGCCTGGCCGGCGAGCCGCTGGCGAAGGCCGGCGACGGCGTGATCAACCGCGACATCCCCAAGGCCGGCGGCGACGGCGGCGCGATCGCGCTGGGTGCGGACGGCAGCGTCGCCTTCCCGTTCAACACCGGCGGCATGTACCGCGGCTGGATCGGCGCGGACGGCGTGCCGCATGTGGCGATCTACAAGACGGATGCGCTGGAGATGCCGGGGCGGGATTGA
- a CDS encoding LysR family transcriptional regulator, with amino-acid sequence MANSPSAALRFAYKGSRLKPLRAFCQVARLGSISRAAEALYLSQPAVTLQLQALERELGTRLLERSGRRLTPTREGELLYEMARPLVEGLDGLAANFREQVRGLDAGELHVAAGSSTILYLLPGIVDAFRQRHADVRLSLHNVTGASGLDLLRSDGVDLAVGSMLDVPADLTYAPVYRFEPMLITPPDHPLAGKRELSLEDLSPYGLILPPKRLTTYRLVDLVFQQNRVPYTVALEVGGWEVIKQYVAMGLGISIVTAICLTEADRQRLAARSLARWFPSRSYGIVMRKGKFLSAQARAFVELIQPEALAPRGYDESGHSER; translated from the coding sequence ATGGCGAACAGCCCCTCCGCCGCCCTGCGTTTCGCCTACAAGGGCTCGCGCCTGAAGCCGCTGCGGGCGTTCTGCCAAGTGGCGCGGCTGGGCTCGATCTCGCGCGCGGCCGAAGCGCTGTACCTCAGCCAGCCGGCGGTGACCCTGCAATTGCAGGCGCTGGAGCGCGAGCTGGGCACGCGCCTGCTGGAGCGCAGCGGCCGCCGCCTCACCCCCACCCGCGAGGGCGAGCTGCTGTACGAAATGGCGCGCCCGCTGGTGGAAGGGCTGGACGGCCTGGCCGCCAATTTCCGCGAGCAGGTGCGCGGGCTGGACGCGGGCGAGCTGCACGTGGCCGCCGGCAGCTCGACCATCCTGTACCTGCTGCCGGGCATCGTCGACGCGTTCCGCCAGCGCCACGCCGACGTGCGCCTGAGCCTGCACAACGTCACCGGCGCCAGCGGCCTGGACCTGCTGCGCAGCGACGGCGTGGACCTGGCGGTGGGTTCGATGCTGGACGTGCCGGCCGACCTGACCTACGCGCCGGTGTACCGCTTCGAACCGATGCTGATCACCCCGCCCGACCATCCGCTGGCGGGCAAGCGCGAGCTGTCGCTGGAAGACCTGTCGCCCTACGGCCTGATCCTGCCGCCCAAGCGCCTGACCACCTACCGGCTGGTCGACCTGGTGTTCCAGCAGAACCGCGTGCCGTACACGGTGGCGCTGGAAGTGGGCGGCTGGGAGGTGATCAAGCAGTACGTGGCGATGGGCCTCGGCATCAGTATCGTGACCGCGATCTGCCTGACCGAAGCCGACCGCCAGCGGCTGGCGGCGCGCTCGCTGGCGCGCTGGTTTCCGTCGCGCAGCTACGGGATCGTGATGCGCAAGGGCAAGTTCCTGTCGGCGCAGGCGCGCGCCTTCGTCGAGCTGATCCAGCCGGAAGCGCTGGCGCCGCGCGGGTACGACGAAAGCGGGCATTCGGAGCGGTAA
- a CDS encoding FecR family protein — MAADSMAIEQAAAGWLARRDGGRWNAGDEAALACWLEADTAHRVAFLRLQAAWEEGGRLQALGAGWQGGDAPARGHWQAAPASRREQMLQAMAQRPALARPARGRSALRFALAAAVAGCALAVAWGWRSHAQVDAASYRTALGEVRTLPLADGSRATLASASGIDVRLSHSARDVDLTAGEAIFEVAKDRQRPFTVAADGYRAVAVGTRFSVRRDAADLRVVVTEGTVRLDAPPADGVAQPSALLPAGSVALVRGGNLLVRSLPLAEAQQLLDWRDGLLAFRDAPLGEVAAEFNRYNARKLVVADAEAGALRVGGSFRWDNEEGFARLLEAGFPVRAEIGADRIVLRSR; from the coding sequence ATGGCCGCGGACAGCATGGCGATCGAGCAGGCCGCGGCCGGCTGGCTGGCGCGCCGCGACGGCGGGCGCTGGAACGCGGGCGACGAGGCCGCGCTGGCGTGCTGGCTGGAGGCGGACACCGCGCACCGGGTCGCCTTCCTGCGCCTGCAGGCGGCGTGGGAGGAAGGCGGCCGGCTGCAGGCGCTCGGCGCCGGCTGGCAGGGCGGCGATGCGCCCGCGCGCGGGCATTGGCAGGCAGCGCCCGCCAGCCGCCGCGAGCAGATGCTGCAGGCGATGGCGCAGCGGCCGGCGCTGGCGCGGCCGGCGCGGGGTCGCAGTGCCCTGCGCTTCGCCCTGGCGGCGGCGGTGGCCGGCTGCGCGCTGGCCGTCGCCTGGGGCTGGCGCAGCCACGCGCAGGTCGACGCTGCCTCGTACCGCACCGCGCTGGGCGAGGTGCGCACCCTGCCGCTGGCCGACGGCTCGCGCGCCACGCTGGCCAGCGCCAGCGGGATCGACGTGCGGCTGTCGCACAGCGCGCGCGACGTCGACCTGACCGCCGGCGAGGCGATCTTCGAGGTCGCCAAAGACAGGCAGCGGCCGTTCACCGTGGCCGCCGACGGCTACCGCGCGGTGGCGGTGGGCACGCGCTTCTCGGTGCGCCGCGACGCCGCCGACCTGCGGGTGGTGGTGACCGAGGGCACGGTGCGGCTGGACGCGCCGCCCGCCGACGGCGTCGCCCAGCCGTCCGCGCTGCTGCCGGCCGGCAGCGTGGCGCTGGTGCGCGGCGGCAACCTGCTGGTGCGCAGCCTGCCGCTGGCCGAGGCGCAGCAGCTGCTGGACTGGCGCGACGGCCTGCTGGCCTTCCGCGACGCGCCGCTGGGCGAGGTGGCCGCCGAATTCAACCGCTACAACGCGCGCAAGCTGGTGGTGGCCGATGCCGAGGCCGGCGCGCTGCGGGTCGGCGGCAGCTTCCGCTGGGACAACGAGGAAGGTTTCGCGCGGCTGCTGGAAGCGGGCTTCCCGGTGCGGGCCGAGATCGGCGCAGACCGGATCGTGCTGCGTTCGCGCTAG
- a CDS encoding RNA polymerase sigma factor: MQTELDRWFVHEILVHEEALMRFLQRHWPHREELHDLRQELYARLYEAAAKALPTQPKAFLFASARHLMTDRLRRGKVVSIEPMGDFEPSHVLVDEVSPERWCGGRQALRRLSEAFDRLPDRCREVVWLRRVEELSQKDVALRLGISEKTVEKHIAKGMRLLADGLFAGEARARAESDAADAGARRRAD; the protein is encoded by the coding sequence ATGCAGACCGAGCTCGACCGCTGGTTCGTCCACGAAATCCTGGTCCACGAGGAAGCGCTGATGCGCTTCCTGCAGCGCCACTGGCCGCACCGCGAGGAGCTGCACGACCTGCGCCAGGAACTCTACGCGCGGCTGTACGAAGCCGCCGCGAAGGCGCTGCCGACCCAGCCGAAGGCGTTCCTGTTCGCCAGCGCGCGCCACCTGATGACCGACCGGCTGCGCCGCGGCAAGGTGGTGTCGATCGAGCCGATGGGTGATTTCGAGCCTTCGCACGTCCTCGTGGATGAGGTGTCGCCGGAACGCTGGTGCGGTGGCCGGCAGGCGCTGCGGCGGCTGTCCGAGGCGTTCGACCGGCTGCCGGACCGCTGCCGCGAGGTGGTGTGGCTGCGGCGGGTGGAGGAGTTGTCGCAAAAGGACGTGGCGTTGCGCCTGGGAATCAGCGAAAAGACCGTGGAAAAACACATCGCCAAGGGCATGCGCCTGCTCGCCGACGGCCTGTTCGCCGGCGAGGCACGCGCGCGGGCGGAATCCGATGCGGCAGACGCCGGCGCGCGGCGGCGGGCGGACTGA